TTGGCATCCGACAGCTCCTCTTTTAACAGTTCCCGCATTTCCTCATCAGACTCTGCCTCCAGCATTTCCAGGCTGTCCGCCTCGGTCTGCTTACATTCCTTATACTCTTTGTAGGCATCCACCAGCGGCTGCAGATCGCTCTGCTCCTTCATGAGCTTGCGGAAACGGTTCTGATCGTCGGTCACATTGGGCTCATTGAGCTCACTCATAATTTCTTCAAAACGGATCAGCAGATCCTCCAGTTTATCAAACATTTCTATTCCTCCTGTAACATCCCGACACGACCCGGTCAAGGCCTGCCAGATCCTTTATCACTGAAACAGTTGCAAATCCCCGCGCTTCCATGAGCTGCCGCACCGCCGCACCCTGATCGTAACCGATCTCCATGCACAGCCAGCCGCCCTCTTTCAGATACGAAGGGCTTTCCTGTACGATTCTCCTGTAAAAAAACAATCCGTCCGCGGTGCCGTCCAGCGCCATCCGGGGCTCATGCTCCCCGCACCTCCGGGGCCAGCGTCTCAATCTCCGCCGATGCAATATAGGGCGGATTGGATACGATGAGATCAAAGGTGCCGGTCACCGGTTCGAACAGATCGCCCTGCACCAGCCGGGCCTCCACACCGTTCGCCTCCACATTGCCCTTCGCCACCGCCAGGGCCTTCCCGGAAAGGTCGGCGCCCGTTCCAAAAGTGCCCTTCGCGTAATGCAGAAGGCTCACCAGAATGCAGCCGGACCCGGTACACAGATCCAGGAAAATATTTCCCGGCGCCAGGTGTCTGAGGCATTCCTCCACCAGCACCTCCGTGTCCTGTCTGGGGATGAGCACATCCGGTGTCACTCGAAAGGGCAGTCCCATGAATTCCTGCTCCCCGGTGATATGCTGTAATGGCACCCGTTCACACCGTCTGGCAATGAGTTTCAGATACGCCTCCTGTTCCTCCCCGGAAGCGCGCTGCGTCCGGTTCAGAAGATACCAGGTGCGATCCACCTTTTTATCATAGGAAAAAAGAAGCCACGCATCCACTGCGGCTTCTTCCACCCCGGCAGCCGCAAGCCGCCGCTGTCCTTCCTCCACCAGTTCCCCGTAGGAAAATGTGTTACCATCATTCATATGCGTTCTCCGCAGCAGGCGTTCCTGCCACCTTACAGTCTGCGCCCTCCGCACCGGCCAGGAACTTTCGCCAGTCAAACACAGCTTCCACAGCAGCGATGGCCACCTCCACCATGTCGTCCTCCGGCTCTCTCGTGGTCAGCTTCTGCAGCCACAGGCCCGGTTTGCTCAAAGTCAGCACCACCGGATTCTCGCTTTTGCCTGCCAGCCGGATGAACTCATAGGATACCCCAGCGATCACCGGCACCAGCAAGATCCGCACCACCACCCGCAGCAGCGGGGAATTTACCCGGATAAACAGAAAGAAAATGATGCTCACCACCATGACGATGAGCAGGAAGCTCGTCCCGCACCGGCGGTGCAGCCGGGAACTCTTCTGTACATTTTCCACGTTCAGCTCCATGCCGTGTTCGATGCAGTTGATGCATTTGTGTTCCGCGCCGTGGTACTGGAATACCCGCTGGATATCCTCCATCCGGGAGATCAGCGCGATATAGCCTAAGAAGATCACCAGCCGCAGCACACCCTCCAGCACCGAGATCACCAGCGCGGAATCCGTCAGCCGCCGGAACAGGCTCGCCGCAAAATAAGGCAGCAGCATGAAAATGCCGATGGCAAGTACAATGGAAAGTGCCACCGTGCCACCCATCATCAGCGCCTCAGACTTCTCGTCCTTCGGCTTGCCCGCGTCTTCTTCGTCCTCGTAAAAGCTGGCCGAATAAGTCAGCGTCTTCATGCCGATGACCATGGAATCTATAAAATTAAATACGCCCCGCACAAAGGGGATCTTCGTCAATGTCTTGCACGGGATGAAGCTTCTGTAATCCTCCACCTTCACCTCGATGCTCTTGTCGGGCTTGCGCACGCCGATGGAATACCTGTCCTGGTTGCGCATCATGATGCCTTCGATCACAGCCTGCCCGCCAATACCGGAATTTCTCATTTATTATTCTCCATTGTCAAAAAACATTATAAATGAAGTGCTCTTCACACTCTGCCCTTTTCAAACGGTTCAGAGCGCTGTCCACTCCCAGCTCTTTGCTAAACAGTTCACCGCGCCATTCGCAAAATCGCGCTGACGCGCTCTCCGCCTGCGACCGCAGGCTATTTTTGCTCATCATCCGGCGCTCAACTTATGCTTTTCGGTGCACTGCTTTCCATGCAAGCATGGCAGCAGCACGCCGAAAGCATAATTGAACTGTTTATAAGAAATAAGGTCGAGATTATGCAACCTCAACCTTATCGTTTATTACAGCTATCTTATTTCGCGTTCATGCCATACTTCTTGTTGAACTTATCGATACGTCCGCGTGCAGCAGCAGCCTTCTGCTGACCGGTGTAGAATGAATGGCACTTGGAACAGATTTCTACGTGGATGTCCTTCTTTGTAGAGCCTGTAACAAATGTGTTGCCGCAGTTGCAAGTAACAGTTGCCTGGTAGTACTCCGGATGGATTCCTTCTCTCATGATTTTCACCTCATATAAAATATTTTATGTGAACTTCACCCCGCATGCATCTTCGGCATCCGGCGGCCTGGTTCCCGGCCAATACTGCTCTGATCTTGCCACAGTAAGATATCCCGGGCGATCCCTGCAAGTCCCTGCAGTTCCCCACTGAGCCACATATACTCAATAGCTTATATATTGTAGCATGCCATTTTCCAAAATGCAAGAAATTTCTTTTGCAAAATCGCTCTTTAAAAATCTCTGTTGTAATCCGGGAAATATCCTTTTATAATAGTATCGTTACAGTTCACTTGTAGATTCATGCGGACAGATTTCATGCTTGCATAAAAAGCTGTCTGCATGAATCTACGAAGGGAGCGCCTGGATATGAGCAAAAATGAGCTGCGAAGCAGCGGAGAGCGCGTCAGCGTGATTTTGCGAATGGCGCGTGTGAACTGTAATAAAATGAGCATAAAAGTGGGATGTAAATCCCACGATATGCGAATAGCGGTTGAATTGTGAGAGTGCACAGCACGGAACAATTCACAGGTATCATACTCGATTAATTATTTTGCTGGAGGAATCGTAATGACGCTGAACGAGAAAGCACTGATGCTGCACGAACAATGGCAGGGCAAGGTGGAGACCGTCTCCGCTTCCCCTTTAAAAAACCGGGAGGATCTGGCCATGGCCTACACCCCCGGTGTTGCAGAGCCCTGCCGGGCCATCGCCCAGCATCCCGAAGCTGTGTATAAATATACGATGAAGGGCAACACCGTTGCCGTTATCTCGGACGGCAGCGCCGTTCTGGGGCTGGGCAATATCGGCCCCTATGCGGCCATGCCTGTCATGGAGGGAAAGTCCTGCCTGTTCAAGGAGTTCGGCGGCGTGAATTCCGTGCCGATCTGTCTGGACACCCAGGACACCGAGGAGATCATCCGCGTGGTAAAAGCCATTGCCCCGGGCTTTGGTGGCATCAATCTGGAGGATATCTCCGCGCCCCGCTGTTTTGAGATCGAAGAACGGCTGAAAGCAGAGCTGGACATCCCGGTGTTCCACGATGACCAGCACGGCACCGCCATCGTGGTGCTGGCCGCTGCCATCAATGCCCTGAAAGTCACCGGCCGGAAGAAAGAGGACTGCAAGATCGTAGTCAACGGTGCCGGAAGCGCAGGCATTGCCATTACCAAACTGCTGCTGTCCTACGGTTTCCCCTACGTGATCATGTGTGATAAATCCGGCATTCTGCACAAGGGTTCGGAAAACCTGAACTGGATGCAGCAGAGGATGATGGAGACCACCAACCCGGAGGGCCGCACCGGCACCCTGGCAGATGCCCTGAGGGGTGCGGATATTTTTGTGGGCGTCTCTGCGCCTCACATTGTTACCCCGGAAATGGTTGCTTCCATGAACAGGGATGCCATCATTTTCGCCATGGCCAACCCCGAACCGGAAATCATGCCGGATGTGGCTAAGGCAGCCGGTGCCCGGGTGGTAGGAACAGGCCGTTCCGATTTCCCGAACCAGATCAACAATGTGGTGGCTTTCCCCGGCATTTTTAAAGGGGCGCTGGAAGGCCGTGCCCGCCAGATCACCGAGGAAATGAAGCTGGCTGCAGCGCTGGCCATCGCCGGACTGGTTCCCGAGGAAGAGTTGAACGAAGACAACATCATGCCGGAAGCGTTTAATCCTGCCGTGGCTGAAGCCGTCAGCCAGGCCGTGAAAGATCATATTCCTGCATGAATACAGACATGATACACCCAATAAAGCCACACGTGAACCATCAAACGCAGACGGGCACACTGCCAGCTTCGGGGACCTGTGGGCAGCCAAGGCAAACTTGCCAGTCCAGTTGCGAAGAACATCCGCAGGCTCACCAGCAGCAAACGTCCACTGTCCGCCCTGATTTCGGTCAAAAGCGCTACCACTCGCTGGATTTTGCCTTAAAGCAGCAGTTCGGACAGAAGCTTTACAAGATTTCTCTGGACGGCGGCATGACCTGCCCCAACCGGGACGGCACCCTGGGCACCGGCGGCTGTATTTTCTGCAGCGCCGGAGGCTCCGGGGAATTTGCTCCGGCGCCAGGGCTTTCCGTCACGGAACAGATCGAGGCCGGTAAGCGGGTGTTCTGCGAGAAGAACCTGAAGGATGCGGCAGATACCGACACCCGTGGGCAGCAGTTTATCGCCTATTTGCAGTCGTTTACGAATACCTATGCGCCCACAGCTCGCCTGCGACAGCTTTTCACAGAGGCCATTGACCATCCGGACATTGCAGCCCTGTCCATCGGCACCCGGCCGGACTGTCTGCCGCCGGATGTGATCGACCTGCTGGCAGAACTGAACCAACAAAAAACTGTCTGGGTGGAGCTGGGCCTGCAGACCATCCATGACCGCACCGCCAGCCTCATCCGCCGGGGCTATCCGCTGTCCGTGTTTGAGGACGCCCTGGCCCGGCTGAAAGCAGCCGGTCTCACCGTCATCGTCCATGTCATCCTGGGCCTGCCCGGGGAAACCGCCGATGATATGCTGGCCACCGCAGATTATCTGGCCCACGCCGGCATCGACGGCATCAAGCTGCAGCTCATGCATGTGCTGCGGGGCACAGATCTGGAACAATTTTCCTTCCCGCTGTTTTCCATGGAAGAATACGTGGACATCCTCATCCGCTGCATTGAGCATCTGGATCCCGCCATCGTCATCCACCGGATCACCGGCGACGGCCCCAAAGACCTTCTGGTGGCACCGCTGTGGAGTGCCGACAAGCGAAAGGTACTGAACACCATCCATCACGAAATGAAAGTCCGGGATTCCTGGCAGGGGAAACAGTTTTTCCCCGGATAACGGCTTCGCCCTGCGGCATACAAAAAATTCTGAAAGTAAGGAGTGTGACATCGTGAGTGATTCTCTGACCCTCTATAAACTGATCATTCTTTTCATGCTGGACAAGGTGGATTTTCCGCTGACCACCAGCCAGATCTCCGAATTCATCCTGGAGAAAGAATATACGAATTATTTTACGATCCAGCAGGCGCTCAATGAGCTGACCGACAGCCATCTAGTCCGCGCCGATACCATGCGCGGCACTACCTACTATCAGAACACCGATGAGGGCAAAAATACCGTCACCTATTTTGGCGACCGGATCCCCCAGGCCATCGTGGACGACATCATGAGCTATCTGGATCAGAACCGCTACACCCTGAAAAACGAGGTGTCCATTCTGGCCGATTACTACCGGGCCACCTCCCAGGATTTTGCCGTGCGCTGTCAGGTAAAAGAAGGCGAAGTGAACCTCATCGACCTGACGCTCACCGTGCCGGACGAGCAGACCGCTGCTGCCATCTGCAACAACTGGCATAAAAAAAGCTCCGCCCTGTATGGATATCTCATGGAGGAGCTCTTATAACCTTATTTTAACTTCATGTACAGCAGCGGATAGGGATTGCCTTCCTCGTCACACGCGGTTCTCTGATACGTTTCAAAACCCATATGTTCGTAAAAGCCCACTGCCTGGGGATTCTGTTCGTTGACGGTCACTTCCCGGACGCCCTGCTCCCGGATGCCGTATTCCAGCAGCTGCCTGCCAAGCCCTTTCCCCCGTTCATCCGGGGAGAGGAACAGCATTTCCAGGCGGCCATCTTCGGTTCCCATGAAGGCCACCGGCACGCCGGTCTTGCTTTCTGCCACAAACAGGTTCGCCACACCCGTCAGCGCCTGGGGCACATATTCTCTGATCTGTTTTACCTCTGCATCCGAAAGGAAATGATGGGTGGCCCGGACGGAAGCCTCCCAGACCTGCAAAAGAGCAGGCAGACGCGGTGCTCTGTCCGGTTGTTTCACCTCATGAATTCTGATCGTCTCCATACCCATCTTCTCCTCTTTTTCTGCACTTTTCATCCATTTACTTTACTTATTCCATCAGACATTCTGTAGCGCAGGTTATTCCGCCTCTTCTTTTAATTTTTTCATATGGGCCGCAATGGTTTTCTCGTAGCCGTTATCTGAAGGCCGGTAGAATACCCGCCCTTCCAGCTCCGACGGCATATACTGCTGCTTCACATAATGGTTGGGATAGTCGTGGGCATACTTATAGCCGGTGCCCCGGCCCAGGTTTGCCGAGCCCGGATAATGGGCATCCTGCAAGTGAGATGGCACCGTTGTCCGGGTATGCTTCACCGCATCCGTGGCTTCGAAAATGGCGTTCACCGCCGCGTTGCTCTTGGGCGCCGTTGCCACATAGGCCACCGCCTGAGCCAGGATGATCTGGCTCTCCGGCATGCCGATACGCTCCACCGCCTGGGCCGCCGACACCGCCACGGTCAGCGCCATGGGGTCTGCATTTCCCACATCCTCGGAGGCACAGATCATGATCCTTCGCGCAATGAATTTCACATCTTCCCCGGCATAAAGCATTTTCGCCAGATAAAAAACAGCCGCATCGGGATCAGACCCCCGCATGCTTTTGATAAATGCCGAAATCGTGTCGTAATGGTTGTCCCCTTTTTTGTCATAGCCCACGGTGCGCTTCTGGATGCATTCGGACACCACATCCAGCGTCAGATGAATCTTGCCGTCCGCCGCCGGGTCGGTGGTCAGCACACCCAGTTCCACCGCATTCAGCGCGGTACGGGCATCCCCGCCCGCCAGATCCGCCAGAAAATCCAGGGCATCCTCATCGATTTCTGCATGATAGGCCCCCATGCCCCGCTCGGTGTCGTACACCGCCCGATGGATGATGGTGCGCATATCTTCTATAGAAAGGGGCCGCAGCTCAAAAATGGCCGATCGGGATAACAGTGCCCCGTTTACCTCAAAATAGGGATTTTCCGTGGTGGCGCCGATGAGGATGATTGTCCCGTCTTCCACAAACGGCAGAAGATAGTCCTGCTGGCCCTTGTTGAACCGGTGGATCTCGTCGATGAACAGGATCGTCTTTTTCCCGTACATGCCCCGGTTCTCCTTGGCCTGCTCCACCACCGCTTCCATGTCCTTTTTCCCGGCTACCGTGGCGTTGATCTGCCGGAAATCCGCACTGGTGGTGTTGGCGATGACCTTGGCCAGCGTGGTTTTGCCGGTGCCCGGCGGGCCGTAAAAAATCACGGAGCTGATCTTGTCCGCCTTGATGGCCCGGTACAGCAGCCGGTCTTTTCCAATGATGTGCTGCTGGCCCACCACCTCGTCCAGCGTCCGGGGACGCAGCCGGGACGCCAGCGGACTCTCCTTTTTCATCGTATTTTCCCGCATATAATCAAATAAATCCATGACATTCTCTTCCTTTCACACGATCGCATTCACTCCACGATGAGCTCATCCGCCGTCACAAAGGTGAACCCTGCTGTCTGCAGCTGATCCACCACCTGCAGCGCCGCTTCCACGCTGGAAGCGTAATAATCGTGCATTAAAATAATATCATCTTCTTTCACCTGCGTCACTACCCTTCGGACAATTTCCGCCGTATTTGTGGTGGTCCAGTCCAGGGAATCCACCGACCAGAGCACCGGCAGCATGGATACCTCCCCTTCCAGCTCCCTGTTCCAGCTGCCAAAGGGCGGACGGACGTAAAGGGGCCACTCCCCGGTGATCTGTTCCAGCACCTCCTGGGTTTTCGTCAGCTCCTGCGTGGCCGCTTCCTCCGAAAGGGTGGTCAGCTGCTGATGGGAATAGGTGTGATTGCCGATGAGATGTCCTTCCTCATAAATCCGCTCCACCAGTTCCGGATTGGCCGCCGCGTTTTCCCCCACCATGAAAAAACTGGCGTGGACGCCCCGCGCTTTCAGACCGTCCAGGAGCCTGGGCGTATATACCGGATGCGGGCCGTCGTCAAAGGTCAGGGCAACGCGCATCTGTTCTTCGTGATCAATCGGATTGTCTGCGTTGTCCTGCCGTATGCCCTGTTCCTGCTCGCTGGCCGGATCAGATACTTCGTTTTCTGCAACACCTGTGACACATGCTACCACTACTTCCTGCTCCTCCTGGCTGCCTACCCGCAAAAGCAGAGCTGCTGCTGCCGCAAGGAGCACTACGGCCCATTTCTTTTTCCTCATTTTCACTTTTTCTTCCATGTCCGTTCCACATTCCTCCCTCGCCTGACCGTCCCGTATACGCGTCATTCGCATATCCGCCTCTTTCCTGTCCGCCATATCTGCACGGCGTACTTTTCGCGTCTGCCAAAGCCTGATTTTGCAGGAACTATATCCTGGTGATTGACAATTATTTTCCTTCTCACTATAATAAAAAGACTAACGTCTATTTTTCATTTTATTGATGGGGGGATTCTGATATGCCTGCTGAACAGGAAAACAAGATGGGAACCATGCCGATCAGAAAATTGCTGATCACCATGTCCCTGCCTATGATTATTTCGATGCTCGTCCAGGCCATGTACAACGTGGTAGACAGTATCTTTGTATCCCGCCTGGGAGAAAATGCCCTGGCTGCCGTTTCTCTGGCGTTTCCGGTGCAGAACCTGATGATTGCCGTGGCCTCCGGCACCGGCGTGGGTATCAACGCCCTGCTGTCCCGCAGCCTGGGGGAGAAGAATTTTGACAATGCGGACAAGGCTGCCGTCAATGGCCTGTTTCTGGCACTGCTGAGCAGTCTTGCCTTTGCTGTTTTCGGTATCTTTTTCTCTGAATTTTATTTTTTCCGCGCAGATCGCCGATCCGCAGATCATCCAGTATGGCAGAGACTATCTGTTCGTCTGCTGTACCTTTTCCGTCGGCCTGTTTTTCTCAATCACAAGCGAGCGTCTGCTGCAGTCCACCGGCCGCACGATTTACAACATGATCACCCAGGGACTGGGAGCCATCATCAACATCATTATGGATCCGATCCTGATCTTCGGCCTGTTCGGATTTCCCCGGATGGAGGTAGCCGGTGCCGCTGTAGCCACGGTCGCTGGGCAGATCATCGGCATGCTGCTTTCCCTGTTTTTCAACTTTACCAAAAACAAGGACATCCATATCCGGCTCCGCGGCTTCCGCCCGCACGGCGAGACCATTACCAACATTTACCGGGTCGGCCTGCCATCTATCATCATGATGTCCATCGGCTCCGTCATGACCTATGGCATCAACAAGATCATGCTCATGTTCTCCGCCACCGCAGTGTCGGTGTTCGGCATTTATTTTAAGCTGCAGAGCTTTATCTTCATGCCGGTGTTCGGCCTGAACAACGGCATGGTACCCATTATTGCCTACAACTATGGCGCCCGAAGACCTTCCCGCATTTTGCAGACCGTCCGGTTCGGGGCCCTGCTTGCTGAGATCATTATGTTCATCGGCACAGTCATTTTCCAGACGTGCCCGGCATTTCTTCTGGCACTCTTTGATGCCTCAGACGACATGCTGGCGCTGGGTATCCCTGCACTTCGGATCATCAGCATCAACTTCCTGTTCGCAGGTCTTGGCATCAGCTTTGGTTCCGTCTTCCAGGCCATGGGAAACGGCATGTACAGTCTGATCGTTTCTGCCTGCCGCCAGCTTGTTGTATTGCTGCCCGTCGCCTATCTGCTGGCCGTGACCATGGGCGTCCACTTTGTCTGGTGGGCATTCCCCGCATCAGAGCTGGCATCCATCGTTCTCAGCGTGGTGCTGTTCCTGCGGATTTACAGAAAGAAAATCCAACCGCTGTACGAAGAAGCGGAAGTCTGATGAAAAGGAGACTTTTTCATGCTGCCACAGGATCCGGTCATTCTTTTGAGTTATATCAATACCCAGCTGCGAGATCATTACACATCGTTGGAAGATCTGTGCAAAAGTCTGGGAGCTGACCCCCGGCCTTTGGAGGAAAAGCTTGCAAGTATCGACTATACTTATGATGAGAGAACGAACCAATTCGTCTGATCTGACATAACATATGAAAATCCCCGGCACAGCGATCCGGGATCACCAGTATTTTTCTGATGATCCCCTCCGCCATGTCGGGGATTCGTTTATATCTGTTATTTCTTCACCTGTGCTTTGAGCTGTCCTGCACCATCCACATAGATCTCGATGGTGTCGCCCTCGCCGACCGTTCCCGAAAGGATCAGTCTCGCAGACAGCGTCTCCACATATTTCTGCAGATACCGTTTCAGCGGACGGGCACCGTATACCGGGTCATAACCGCCATCAATGACTGCCTTCATGGCCTCATCCGTAAGCTCTACACAGATCTGCCGGTCTTCCAGCCGTTTGTTCAGATCCTCCATCATCAGCCGTACAATAGAGCTGATGTTGTCTCTGGTCAGCGGCTTGAACATGATCGTCTCATCCAGACGGTTCAGGAACTCCGGACGGAAGTGGGCACGCAGGTCGTTCATGACCATATCCTTACTTTCTTCCCGGATGTTGCCGTTCTCGTCGATGCCCTCCAGCAGATAGGAGGAACCGATGTTGGACGTCATGATCAGAATGGTATTCTTGAAGTCCACCGTTCTGCCCTGGGAATCCGTGATCCGGCCATCATCCAGCACCTGCAGCAGCACGTTGAACACGTCAGGGTGCGCTTTCTCGATCTCATCAAAGAGGACAACGGAGTAAGGTTTTCTCCTGACAGCCTCTGTCAGCTGGCCGCCTTCCTCGTATCCCACATATCCCGGAGGCGCTCCGATCAGTCTGGACACGGAGTATTTCTCCATGTACTCACTCATATCGATACGCACCATATTCTGTTCATCGTCGAACAGGCAGGCTGCCAGCGCCTTGGCAAGCTCTGTTTTGCCGACACCGGTCGGTCCTAAGAACAGGAACGAACCAATGGGCTTGGACGGATCCTTGATGCCTGCTTTGGAACGGATGATGGCATCCGTTACCTTCTGCACGCCCTCATCCTGGCCGATGACCCGTTTGTGCAGCTCTTCGTCCAGATGCAGCGTCTTATTCCGCTCGCTCTCGGTCAGCTTTGCCACCGGAATGCCGGTCCAACGGGAAATGATCCTTGCGATCTCCTCATCCGTCACCGCCTCGTGTACCAGAGAAAGATCCCGGTTCTTCACCGCCTCTTCCTCCTGCTCCAGCTGCTTCTTCAGCTGCGGCAGACGGCCATACTGCAGCTCCGCTGCCTTCTCCAGGTCATAGTTCTGCTGGGCGGTCTGGATCTGCTTGTTCAGGCTCTCGATCTCCTCACGGATCTTCTGCAGCTTCTCCACCGAGTGTTTCTCGTTGTCCCAGCTTGCCTTTTTCGCATTAAACGTATCCCGCAGCTCTGCCAGCTCCTTCTGCAGATCTGCCAGACGCTCCTGGCTCAGTTTATCCGTTTCTTTTTTCAGTGCAGCCTCCTCAATCTCCAGCTGCATGATCTTTCTGCGCATCTCATCCAGCTCTGCCGGCATGGAATCCAGCTCCGTCTTGATCAGGGCACACGCCTCATCCACCAGGTCGATGGCCTTATCCGGCAGGAACCGGTCGGAAATATACCGATGGGAAAGGGTTGCCGCAGCCACCAGGGCCGCATCGGTGATCTTTACTCCATGGAATACCTCATAGCGCTCTTTCAGGCCACGAAGGATGGAAATGGTATCCTCCACTGTAGGCTCATCCACCATCACCGGCTGGAAACGACGTTCCAGAGCCGCATCCTTTTCAATATACTGCCGATACTCATTCAGCGTGGTGGCACCGATACAGTGCAGCTCGCCTCTTGCCAGCATGGGCTTTAACATATTGCCCGCATCCATGGCACCATCCGTCTTACCTGCGCCCACAATGGTGTGAAGCTCATCAATAAACAGAATGATCTGCCCATCGCTGTTTTTCACTTCCTCCAGCACCGCTTTCAGACGTTCCTCAAACTCGCCCCGGTATTTGGCGCCTGCCACCAGGGCACCCATATCCAGTGCAAATAATTTCTTATTCTTTAATCCCTCCGGCACGTCGCCTCGGACAATACGCTGGGCCAGACCTTCCACAACGGCCGTCTTACCAACACCAGGCTCACCGATGAGCACCGGGTTATTCTTTGTCTTACGGGACAGGATCCGCACCACGTTACGGATCTCGCTGTCACGGCCGATCACCGGATCCAGCTTCTGGTCTCTGGCCCGCTCCACCAGGTCGTAGCCGTATTTGTTCAGTGTATCATAGGTTGCTTCCGGATTGTCACTGGTCACCCGCTGGTTGCCTCTCACTGTGGACAGGGCCTGCAGGAAACGCTCTCTCGTGATGCCATATTCCCGGAAAATGTCCTTCATGGCCGGACTGGGCTCCTTCAACAGTGCCAGGAACAGATGCTCCACGGAAACATACTCGTCTCCCATCTGCTTGGCCTCATCCTCAGCCCCCAGCAATGTCTTGTTCAGGTACTGGCCGATATACGCCTGGCCGCCGGACACCTTGGGCCGTCTGCTCAGCGCATTCTCCACACGCCCTTTGAAATGCTGCTGGTTAATCTCCATTTTCTCAATCAGTTTCCAGATCAGGCTGTCCTCCTGGGTCAGCAGACTGTACAGCAGGTGCTCCTGCTCGATTTCCTGATTGCCATATTCATAGGCGATTTTCTCACATTCATTGACTGCCTGAAGCGATTTCTGCGTAAATTTACTGATGTTCATAAAATCTCCTCCCTGAGTCTTCTATTGCACAATCATTTTCATGATATCTGTTTTCTTGTTCTATTCGCACTATAACGCATATTGTTAGCACTGTCAAGTATTGAGTGCTAATTTTATATTTATTTTATTCTTCCATGGTTTCTTCCAAAATGGCAAGGCATTTTTTCATGGAAGCCTCAAATTCCTCATCATTATTATTCTGAAAAGTGATCAGATCATCCTTCACGGCCGGATCATCCAGATTCTCGGGAACGGAAAAATTGCACCCGGCAATATACTCATCCCAGTGCGCCAGTTTCCACGTATCCCGGTCGGAATTCCTTGCGATCATCCGCTGGTGGACAACCTCCGGGGATGTCTCCACCCATACCACCACCAGGGTGGCGTTCTTCTCAGCCAGCTTTGCTTTCAGCCGGTTGATATAATCCATATCCCGGATCTCTCTTGTAAACGGTGCGTTGATCAGCACGATATCATCATAATTCAATGCTTCCAGTGCAAGGTCAACCACACATTCGTACTCATAATCTCTGATGTTTTCTTCAAAGAACTGGCTGCTGCGGTCGTAAGGCTGTCCTGCCACTTTAAAAATCTGCCTAGAAAGAGCAATCAGCGTATCCTTGTCCAGATACACCACGTGCTGCAGACGTTCTGCCAGCGCTTTTGAAATAAATGTCTTTCCGCATGCCGGCGGGGAAGTTACCAGGATCAGCTTCTTTA
Above is a window of Oscillospiraceae bacterium NTUH-002-81 DNA encoding:
- a CDS encoding TIGR01212 family radical SAM protein (This family includes YhcC from E. coli K-12, an uncharacterized radical SAM protein.) produces the protein MDFALKQQFGQKLYKISLDGGMTCPNRDGTLGTGGCIFCSAGGSGEFAPAPGLSVTEQIEAGKRVFCEKNLKDAADTDTRGQQFIAYLQSFTNTYAPTARLRQLFTEAIDHPDIAALSIGTRPDCLPPDVIDLLAELNQQKTVWVELGLQTIHDRTASLIRRGYPLSVFEDALARLKAAGLTVIVHVILGLPGETADDMLATADYLAHAGIDGIKLQLMHVLRGTDLEQFSFPLFSMEEYVDILIRCIEHLDPAIVIHRITGDGPKDLLVAPLWSADKRKVLNTIHHEMKVRDSWQGKQFFPG
- a CDS encoding DUF1385 domain-containing protein, with protein sequence MRNSGIGGQAVIEGIMMRNQDRYSIGVRKPDKSIEVKVEDYRSFIPCKTLTKIPFVRGVFNFIDSMVIGMKTLTYSASFYEDEEDAGKPKDEKSEALMMGGTVALSIVLAIGIFMLLPYFAASLFRRLTDSALVISVLEGVLRLVIFLGYIALISRMEDIQRVFQYHGAEHKCINCIEHGMELNVENVQKSSRLHRRCGTSFLLIVMVVSIIFFLFIRVNSPLLRVVVRILLVPVIAGVSYEFIRLAGKSENPVVLTLSKPGLWLQKLTTREPEDDMVEVAIAAVEAVFDWRKFLAGAEGADCKVAGTPAAENAYE
- the rpmE gene encoding 50S ribosomal protein L31 — encoded protein: MREGIHPEYYQATVTCNCGNTFVTGSTKKDIHVEICSKCHSFYTGQQKAAAARGRIDKFNKKYGMNAK
- a CDS encoding GNAT family N-acetyltransferase; this encodes METIRIHEVKQPDRAPRLPALLQVWEASVRATHHFLSDAEVKQIREYVPQALTGVANLFVAESKTGVPVAFMGTEDGRLEMLFLSPDERGKGLGRQLLEYGIREQGVREVTVNEQNPQAVGFYEHMGFETYQRTACDEEGNPYPLLYMKLK
- a CDS encoding replication-associated recombination protein A; its protein translation is MDLFDYMRENTMKKESPLASRLRPRTLDEVVGQQHIIGKDRLLYRAIKADKISSVIFYGPPGTGKTTLAKVIANTTSADFRQINATVAGKKDMEAVVEQAKENRGMYGKKTILFIDEIHRFNKGQQDYLLPFVEDGTIILIGATTENPYFEVNGALLSRSAIFELRPLSIEDMRTIIHRAVYDTERGMGAYHAEIDEDALDFLADLAGGDARTALNAVELGVLTTDPAADGKIHLTLDVVSECIQKRTVGYDKKGDNHYDTISAFIKSMRGSDPDAAVFYLAKMLYAGEDVKFIARRIMICASEDVGNADPMALTVAVSAAQAVERIGMPESQIILAQAVAYVATAPKSNAAVNAIFEATDAVKHTRTTVPSHLQDAHYPGSANLGRGTGYKYAHDYPNHYVKQQYMPSELEGRVFYRPSDNGYEKTIAAHMKKLKEEAE
- a CDS encoding DUF4364 family protein, translating into MSDSLTLYKLIILFMLDKVDFPLTTSQISEFILEKEYTNYFTIQQALNELTDSHLVRADTMRGTTYYQNTDEGKNTVTYFGDRIPQAIVDDIMSYLDQNRYTLKNEVSILADYYRATSQDFAVRCQVKEGEVNLIDLTLTVPDEQTAAAICNNWHKKSSALYGYLMEELL
- a CDS encoding NADP-dependent malic enzyme, which translates into the protein MTLNEKALMLHEQWQGKVETVSASPLKNREDLAMAYTPGVAEPCRAIAQHPEAVYKYTMKGNTVAVISDGSAVLGLGNIGPYAAMPVMEGKSCLFKEFGGVNSVPICLDTQDTEEIIRVVKAIAPGFGGINLEDISAPRCFEIEERLKAELDIPVFHDDQHGTAIVVLAAAINALKVTGRKKEDCKIVVNGAGSAGIAITKLLLSYGFPYVIMCDKSGILHKGSENLNWMQQRMMETTNPEGRTGTLADALRGADIFVGVSAPHIVTPEMVASMNRDAIIFAMANPEPEIMPDVAKAAGARVVGTGRSDFPNQINNVVAFPGIFKGALEGRARQITEEMKLAAALAIAGLVPEEELNEDNIMPEAFNPAVAEAVSQAVKDHIPA